Proteins co-encoded in one Candidatus Limnocylindrales bacterium genomic window:
- a CDS encoding alpha/beta fold hydrolase, translating into MERSELHVDVGGKRTYTLRGGAGAPLLYLHSAMGEVQWLPHLAALAERYELHVPAHPGFLSSEGIEQVDDVEDLVWHYLDYMDAMGWRSVAIVGHSLGGWIAAEIAARYPERVSRLVLVASVGIWVPERPITDIFALDTRFPDRLAGMLFHDTSHPLAQLMSVPLTDMSDEQLAAAFHGFAATAKIGWNPLLHDPRLERILRRVTAPTLLVWGGDDKVVPPVYGEKFQRLIPDARLHVIDGCGHMVPFEKESEFLAVVTRFLG; encoded by the coding sequence ATGGAACGTAGCGAGCTGCATGTCGACGTCGGTGGCAAGCGCACGTACACCCTGCGCGGCGGTGCCGGAGCGCCGCTGCTGTATCTGCACAGCGCCATGGGCGAGGTGCAGTGGCTGCCGCATCTGGCCGCGCTGGCCGAGCGCTACGAGCTGCACGTGCCGGCCCATCCCGGCTTCCTCTCCTCCGAAGGCATCGAGCAGGTCGACGACGTCGAGGATCTGGTCTGGCACTACCTCGACTACATGGACGCGATGGGATGGCGGTCGGTCGCCATCGTCGGGCACAGCCTCGGCGGCTGGATCGCCGCCGAGATCGCCGCGCGCTATCCCGAGCGCGTCTCCAGGCTCGTGCTTGTCGCATCGGTCGGCATCTGGGTCCCCGAGCGTCCCATCACCGACATCTTCGCGCTCGACACGCGCTTTCCCGACCGCCTGGCCGGCATGCTGTTCCACGACACCAGCCATCCGCTGGCACAGCTGATGTCGGTTCCGCTCACCGACATGAGCGACGAGCAGCTGGCCGCCGCCTTCCACGGCTTTGCCGCCACCGCAAAGATCGGCTGGAACCCGCTGCTGCACGATCCGCGCCTCGAGCGCATCCTGCGGCGCGTGACCGCGCCGACACTGCTGGTGTGGGGCGGCGACGACAAGGTCGTGCCGCCGGTGTACGGCGAGAAGTTCCAGCGGCTGATCCCGGACGCGCGCCTGCACGTCATCGACGGCTGCGGCCACATGGTCCCTTTCGAAAAGGAGAGCGAGTTCCTCGCCGTCGTGACGCGCTTCCTCGGCTGA
- a CDS encoding LLM class flavin-dependent oxidoreductase gives MKHFLFHLMPYRDLPADFEKKHDSAWVWVPNDLFDPRDAHRYYNDYLDELADAETAGFDGVCVNEHHQNAYGLMPSPNIIASMLVQRTKRIKIAVVGNALPLYDPPTRVAEEIAMLDVISGGRIISGQVIGGGPEYFSFSINPAEARTRFAEAHEIIMRAWTEPGPFSFYGKHYKLRYVNTWPKPLQKPHPAVWIPGAGSLETMEFVARRRYAYMGIPYFRIDFFKKNYAMFRECCEKEGYKAHPEQMGLLMPIYVAETDAKARREFEEHFWYFKNKLIPGLTVSPPGYTSVKSALRVARALRDGHTFISSCETWDDVERGCFAVCGSPETVAQILIEHAREIGCGNMLGLFQLGNMPTHKARANARLYAEEVLPRINAAIPPPAEAAPAPIPFPTAA, from the coding sequence ATGAAGCATTTCCTCTTCCATCTCATGCCCTACCGCGACCTGCCGGCGGACTTCGAGAAGAAGCACGACTCGGCGTGGGTGTGGGTGCCCAACGACCTGTTCGATCCCCGCGACGCGCACCGCTACTACAACGACTACCTCGACGAGCTGGCCGACGCCGAGACCGCCGGCTTCGACGGCGTCTGCGTCAACGAGCATCACCAGAATGCGTACGGGCTGATGCCGTCGCCCAACATCATCGCCTCGATGCTGGTGCAGCGCACCAAGCGCATCAAGATCGCGGTGGTCGGCAACGCGCTGCCGCTGTACGATCCGCCCACGCGCGTGGCCGAAGAGATCGCGATGCTCGACGTGATCTCGGGCGGGCGCATCATCTCGGGGCAGGTCATCGGCGGCGGGCCCGAGTACTTCTCGTTCTCGATCAATCCTGCCGAGGCGCGCACGCGTTTTGCCGAGGCGCACGAGATCATCATGCGCGCCTGGACCGAGCCGGGGCCGTTCTCGTTCTACGGCAAGCACTACAAGCTGCGCTACGTGAACACCTGGCCCAAGCCGTTGCAGAAGCCGCATCCGGCGGTCTGGATTCCCGGCGCGGGATCATTGGAGACAATGGAGTTCGTGGCCAGGCGGCGTTACGCGTACATGGGCATCCCCTACTTCCGCATCGACTTCTTCAAGAAGAACTACGCGATGTTCCGCGAGTGCTGCGAGAAGGAAGGATACAAGGCGCATCCCGAGCAGATGGGACTGCTCATGCCGATCTACGTCGCCGAGACCGATGCCAAGGCGCGCAGGGAGTTCGAGGAGCACTTCTGGTACTTCAAGAACAAGCTGATCCCGGGGCTGACGGTGTCGCCGCCCGGCTATACGTCGGTGAAGTCCGCGCTGCGCGTGGCCCGTGCGCTGCGCGACGGACACACCTTCATCAGCAGCTGTGAGACGTGGGACGATGTGGAGCGAGGCTGCTTTGCCGTGTGCGGCAGCCCTGAGACGGTGGCGCAGATCCTGATCGAGCACGCCAGGGAGATCGGCTGCGGCAACATGCTCGGCCTGTTCCAGCTCGGCAACATGCCGACGCACAAGGCGCGAGCGAACGCGCGCCTGTACGCCGAGGAAGTCCTGCCGCGCATCAACGCCGCCATTCCGCCGCCGGCCGAAGCCGCGCCGGCGCCCATCCCCTTTCCCACCGCCGCTTGA
- a CDS encoding TetR/AcrR family transcriptional regulator: MQSSVAALSSRGSSPGKREATKARNRSVILTSAREVFATLGFDAATVRDIVRGTDLAVGTFYQYFRDKNDVFAAVAEETLRELRARLRRYRTDASVTFDERIYNAYFAFFDMVVHERRLFEVLDRNIAPLVSDISFESTRVALAELREDLQPLLEAEQVAPVDADYVAAASIGVGMMVARQLLERAQPDAVEAARFCTTLLLQGLRGRAQDHRGGGRS, from the coding sequence ATGCAGTCTTCGGTGGCCGCGCTCTCGTCGCGCGGCAGCTCCCCCGGGAAACGCGAGGCCACCAAGGCCCGCAATCGCTCCGTCATCCTGACATCGGCTCGCGAGGTTTTCGCCACACTCGGGTTCGATGCCGCCACCGTGCGGGACATCGTGCGCGGCACCGATCTGGCCGTGGGCACGTTCTACCAATACTTCCGCGACAAGAACGACGTCTTCGCCGCGGTGGCCGAAGAGACGCTGCGCGAGCTTCGGGCCCGCCTTCGCCGTTATCGCACCGATGCGAGCGTCACGTTCGACGAGCGCATCTACAATGCGTACTTCGCGTTCTTCGACATGGTCGTGCACGAGCGGCGGCTGTTCGAGGTCCTGGACCGCAACATCGCGCCGCTGGTCAGCGACATCTCGTTCGAGAGCACGCGCGTGGCTCTGGCCGAGCTTCGCGAGGACCTGCAGCCCCTGCTCGAAGCCGAGCAGGTGGCACCGGTGGATGCCGACTACGTCGCTGCCGCCTCCATCGGCGTGGGCATGATGGTGGCGCGCCAGCTCCTGGAGCGTGCGCAGCCGGACGCGGTCGAAGCCGCCCGCTTCTGCACGACGCTGCTCCTGCAAGGCCTGCGTGGCCGCGCCCAGGACCACCGCGGCGGCGGGCGGTCCTGA
- a CDS encoding DMT family transporter — MMTLTQRPELLGRLCVIGAAIFFSSGGAAIKAATLSGWQIACLRAVVALVMLALFMPRHGGRRTGLAFAIGGVQGATMILFSLANTMTTAANAIFLQCTGQLYMPLLAPLLLRERVTRADLWMMAAVAAGMSLFFVGTEPPQATAPQPRLGDAIAIASGLTWALTVIGLRYAAREHGAGIDEKAAVLWGNGIAAALALPMALPLHDVSAGDVAVILYLGTFQVGAAYLLLARGMRAVPAFEASLLILLEPVLNPIWAYLVHGESPSHGALGGAAVIGSVTVVRALRSR; from the coding sequence ATGATGACGCTCACGCAACGACCCGAGCTGCTCGGACGCCTTTGCGTCATCGGCGCCGCGATCTTCTTCTCGAGCGGAGGCGCGGCGATCAAGGCTGCGACGCTGAGCGGCTGGCAGATCGCCTGCCTGCGCGCTGTCGTCGCGCTGGTGATGCTTGCGCTGTTCATGCCGCGCCACGGCGGCCGCCGAACCGGCCTTGCGTTCGCCATCGGTGGTGTGCAGGGCGCCACGATGATCCTGTTCTCGCTGGCCAACACGATGACCACCGCGGCCAACGCGATCTTCCTTCAGTGCACGGGCCAGCTCTACATGCCGCTGCTGGCGCCGTTGCTGCTGCGCGAGCGCGTCACGCGCGCGGACTTGTGGATGATGGCGGCAGTCGCCGCCGGGATGAGCCTGTTCTTCGTCGGCACCGAGCCGCCGCAGGCAACCGCGCCGCAGCCGCGCCTCGGCGACGCCATCGCCATCGCCAGCGGGCTTACCTGGGCGCTGACGGTGATCGGGCTGCGCTATGCGGCGCGCGAGCACGGCGCCGGCATCGACGAGAAGGCGGCGGTGCTGTGGGGCAACGGCATCGCCGCCGCGCTGGCGCTGCCGATGGCACTGCCGCTTCACGACGTCAGCGCCGGCGACGTGGCGGTGATCCTGTATCTCGGCACCTTCCAGGTCGGGGCCGCCTATCTTCTGCTTGCGCGCGGGATGCGCGCCGTGCCGGCGTTCGAAGCCTCGCTGCTGATCCTGCTCGAGCCGGTCCTCAATCCCATCTGGGCGTACCTCGTTCACGGCGAGAGCCCCAGCCACGGGGCCCTTGGCGGCGCCGCGGTCATCGGCAGCGTCACCGTCGTTCGAGCTTTGCGGTCGAGGTGA